ACGCTTGGTATTTCCTTTCAAACGAGATAGATGATGCTGTAAAAGAAAGATATCGGAAATGTTTTTTAACTGTATACAGTGATGAAAATACAAGATTTCTTAAAGAGTTAGAAGAGCGTTATTTAGTTCCGACTAATGAGCAATATGAGTTTTCTGTTTATATGAGAAGATCTTTAAAGAATACTTTTGCTTTATTAGCACTTGAATCTGATAACCAATCTGATAACCAATCTTATGTCGATTCATTATTAGGTGAGATTTTAAACGAAAGTACAACGTGGAACCTTTGGGCGTCTCTCAGAGATGAGTTATCGATCTTTGCTGAAGCAGCACCAGCTTCATATTTATGTGGTATTTCATATCTCGTTACTCAAAAAGAAAAGGTTTCTGAACTCTATCGGTCATCATCAAATGCTTTGTTTGGAGGACATTCTCTTACTGGTATCTTATGGGGACTTGAGAATATTGTTTGGTCTGAAGATTATGGCGAGAAGGCAGTTATCTTAATAGCAAAACTAGCTTTACTCGACCCTGAGCCAAAAAGCAATTATGTAAATCGTCCAATTAATAGTCTAAAAGAAATATTTAAATACTGGCACCCTCAAGGAAATTTTAGCTCTGATACACGTATAGAGCTTATTGAACAGATACACTCATTAAACAATGAACTCGGTTGGAATATCATCGATAGTGCATTGCCCTATAGAGGTGGTGGTACCGCTAGTGGGATTTCTAAACCAATGTGGAGAGAATTTAGAGAAATAGAGAAAGTGACTTATGGTGATATAAATTGTTTTGCAAACAATCTATATAAAAAAGCTATTGAGTTAATTAATTCGAGCAGAAGTATAATTATTATGCTCAAGCGTGGAGACAAAATAAATGATGATAATTTTGATTTACTAGGGGCTGTTCACATTTATTTTAACCATATGATTACAGCCACCAATGTTACCATTGCCTCATAGTTTCTTGCAAGTTTTTCATATCTTGTGGCAATTCGCCGGAATTCTTTCATTCGCTGAAAGAGCCTTTCAACCAGATTGCGCTCTTTATACAAATGCTTGTCATATTTCCGTTGTTCTAATCTATTACATTTAGGCGGGATAACTGCAACAGCACCAGCCTGTATTATTGAAGACACAAAAGCATTGGAATCGTACCCTCTGTCAGCAATCACATAAGCAGGTGAAAATCCTGCGATGAGATTATCTGCCTGAGCGTATTCCGACTCCTGTCCTCCCGTAAGGATAAACCTTACAGGGTTGCCATGTGAATCCACAGATGCATGAATCTTAGTACTCAGACCGCCTCTGGAACGCCCTTGGCATTCTTGGTTTTGGCAGTTTTTTTTGATGCACCATGTTGATGAACCCTTACAATACTGCCGTCTACCATAAGGTACTCAAGGTCTGCATCTCCAGACAGCTCTGCAAATACTTTCTGCCAAACATCCTTTTTAGCCCATCTGTCATAACGTACGTATACACTATGCCATTTGCCAAAGCAGGGGTGCATGTCACGCCAAGGACTACCTGTTCTGGCTATCCATAAGACTGCTTCTACAAAAAGACGGTTATCTTTAGCTGTTACTCCGCTGTCGCTCTTTTTTCCGGGGAGCATATCTTTGATGCGTTCCCATTGTTCATCTGATAATTGAGCTCTATACATAAAATACTCCAATTATTTCATTGGAATATATATCGGCATTAATTTAAATGTGAACAGCCCCTAGTGTCTGAATTGGAGAATGTTGAACAATATAATTTAGAAATGTCAGAGAAGAAAACAATTTGGGAGCAATTAGAAGGATTAATATCAAGCTGCGAAAAGCAAGAACGTAGCAACATAATACAACGTGCAAATGTTTTTAGAGAGCTAGCAAACACATATAAACCTGATGATATAATTCAAACAAACATTTCGTGGTTTTCATATGACTATCAGGTTATTAGAAAAAAATATCCAGAAGCAGAAGATTATAAAGAATATATTGAAGTACTTGATGTTGATAGATTTAAGATTTTGAAAGATATTTTTGAACAAAAGGGTGTTGATGGATTAATACAAATAGCAAAACTTTCTGAGGATTCCAGATCTGTCGGTCGAGTTATTGGTGCTAATTCATATTTTTATGATGAAGTTGACCGTTATTTATTATCAAATTCAGAACATTTAGATAGTGCTCAAAATATTTTATATGAATCATATATAACAAGAAGAGTAAAAGAGGATAGACAATATTTAGATTACATAATTGAACAACGATGTTTCACTGATAAATTCAAGGCTAAAGTTCTTGTATGGTGTGTTGGAGCAATTAATACTTTATTCGACTATTTAGAAAACTTTGATGAGTCAGAGAGAGAATTTTTTTGGGAAAATGCTTACTCTTATCACCTGCACGAGGATCTTGACTCAACTCATATTATTGAAAATTATCTGAGATATGATAATCCAATATCAGCTTTAGAGTTTTCAGTTGGAGCTAGAAAGAAAGAGCAAATACCTCCTGCAATTTTGCAAAATGTTCTTTGGGCTTTAGCAAAACATTCACCTAAAAGACAAATTGGTAATATGGACACATATTATATTGAGCTAGCTTTCGAGAGGCTTTGGGATTCCGAAGAAGTAAATGATACAGAAATTCTAAAGCTAGAATGGGCATTTCTGAAATTATGGGATGGATATGATGGTAAGTACCCAAAATATATTAATAAACAGATAGCTTCTGACCCCTCATTTTTTGTTGAGTTATTGTCTTTTGCATTTAAACCCAAGAATTCTGAAAAAAATGACCAAAATATTTCCAAATTACAAGCCGAAAATGCTTATCACGCACTAGATTTGTGGAATATAGTGCCGGGACAAAGTGAAGATGGAGAAATAGATTTAGCTAGTCTAAAAAAGTGGATAAGCGAGGTTCGGCATAAGTCTGAAGAAAATGATAGAATTGATATTTGTGATCAATATATAGGTCAAATATTGGCAAAAAACCCAAAAGTTAAGTCTTATGAGGTTCCTGATAAAGCTATACTCGAAATTCTTAATGAAGGTATAAGTGAGCATGTAAAAACTGGGTTTGCTGTCCAGTTTAGCAATAATAGAGGTGTACACAGTATTGATGTGAAAGATCCTGGGAAAGGTGCAAGAGATTTAGCAGCATCTTGTCGTAGTATTTCTCAAGTATTACTAATTTCGTATCCGAAAGTGTCTGAAATATATACTTCTATAGCAAATAATTATGAATATGAATCAAAATGGCAAAACGATCAATCAGAGCTGGAAGGGTATTAATTATGTGGAAGTTGCACCAAATATTTTTAAGTTCAACCTTCAGCGATCTTGTTGATGCAAGGTCTAGAGTAATTGAAGGGTTACTTAATGGTGGATTTTATCCGAGAGGTATGGAGCATTTTCCAGCGACTGGTTGTGAACAAGAAAAATATATAGAAAAAGCTATCGATAGAAGCAGTTTAGTGGTTTTATTATTGAACAATAGATACGGCAATGAAATTGACCGACTTGATAAAAAATCATACACTCATTTTGAATATGAGTATGCTAGGAAAAAGAACAAACCCATTTTAAGTTTCATTAACGATAAAATTAAGCACGATAAAAAAGAAAGTATAGAGCAACAAAGAAAACTTGAAGAATTAAAAACGCAGGCCAAGAAAAATTCAATTTGTCATTTTTTTGATAATAAAGATAAAAAATATTCAGCATTAAGAGAAAAAATTATATCTTCTGTTTACCAGAATGTAAATGATTGCGCTGTATTTTGGATTAATAACACAGAATTAGATTCTATGATAGATTCTATTAAAATTCAATCTGTGGACAAAGCCACTGGAAATTATAATGAAATGGAAGAAATTGAAGTACAGCGTATTATGAAGATATTAAAGTCCTATCCTAGATTTACTTTTGAAAATTTTAAAAAGCAACTTGGACAAGAGATTAATTTGGCATCAACGAGCACATTTGCTAATAATGGAGTTTTGGATTTAATTTCTAGGCTATTATTAAATAATTATATCAAGCTTGATCTATCTGATAATAAAGGGGATATCGTGTTTAAAGTTACTAATAGGGTATTTCAAAATAAAGAAAGTAATCTTAAAGAAGAGACAGGTTTTACTAACTATTATTAAATTTATTTATTGCTTTGACACTAATTCCTTTGCCTTCTTATACTTATATCCGCACTTGGAGCTGATCTTCTCAACTGTGGATTCGAGGGCACGGCAGTTCGCGTAGAATTCGTTCAAAAGAGCTTGAACTTCCTCGACGGAAAAGCCGTCCTGAAGCAGGTTACGTTTCAAGGTACTGATGCCGATGTCGGCCTGTGAGAGGATTAGGACGAGCATGTGGCTCTCTGGTGTTCTAGTGAAGACAACCTTTGTGTCTGGTCTTTTGGCGAGCTCTATCTTCTTTTCCACGATACTTTTCTTACCTGCGGCCATATGGTCTTCTCCTGTCATTTTTTCTGTTTTCAGAGGCGATGTAACTGCCCCAGCAGAGCAATATAAAAATCAGAGCCGTGAGCAGCATCATCCATGAACTGCTCAGTAGCACAGGGCGGATATCTCGCACCCAGTAGTAGATTTCCTTCCGGAAAACTGAGCTGACTCTGGTCATTTTATTCAGTACGCTGTAGAGGTTCGCATCTGTTATAACCACATAATAGACAAAGTGGTAAAAGGCGGCACTGGAGACAGCCTTTATAAAGCTCCCTGTAGTCGCTCCCCAAAATAGATTATTCAGCATCAGTTTTGTGACTCTGCCTGCGTTAAACCTTGCGGCATATGTGAAAAACAGTGCATAAACCAGACTGAACGAGATGGTCATAACAAACACATATCCCCTGTCGAAGAGCGTCGGAACCCTATGCCCGAAAACCGGAATCTTTGCCTGTATAACCCCCACAAAAAGAGGCATCAGAAGCATCATCAAAAAACCGCCGTGTATGACGGTCTTCATACCGAGCCAGAAATATTCCATCCGCATGTCTATAGTGTAGTAATCCTCCGGAATGACAGAGCCGCCGGACTCTGCGACGGAATATCTCTGAATCTCTCCGATAACCTCAAGCAGCCCCGCAGGCTTATGCCTCTCCTGCGCCGTTTCTATTGGTATAACATCTGTTTCAGCCATAAATGAGCCTCATAATAATTATTCTGATACCTGTGCCGTATGCCATGCATGCCGCAATGATGATGCATACTGTTCCGGCGATTACGTTCCGCCTTTTGAAGGAGAACCAGAGCGCAAAAAAGATGAAAACTACCCCGATAATCTGCGC
This window of the Denitrovibrio acetiphilus DSM 12809 genome carries:
- a CDS encoding IS5 family transposase (programmed frameshift); this encodes MYRAQLSDEQWERIKDMLPGKKSDSGVTAKDNRLFVEAVLWIARTGSPWRDMHPCFGKWHSVYVRYDRWAKKDVWQKVFAELSGDADLEYLMVDGSIVRVHQHGAFKKNCQNQECQGRSRGGLSTKIHASVDSHGNPVRFILTGGQESEYAQADNLIAGFSPAYVIADRGYDSNAFVSSIIQAGAVAVIPPKCNRLEQRKYDKHLYKERNLVERLFQRMKEFRRIATRYEKLARNYEAMVTLVAVIIWLK
- a CDS encoding DUF4062 domain-containing protein translates to MAKRSIRAGRVLIMWKLHQIFLSSTFSDLVDARSRVIEGLLNGGFYPRGMEHFPATGCEQEKYIEKAIDRSSLVVLLLNNRYGNEIDRLDKKSYTHFEYEYARKKNKPILSFINDKIKHDKKESIEQQRKLEELKTQAKKNSICHFFDNKDKKYSALREKIISSVYQNVNDCAVFWINNTELDSMIDSIKIQSVDKATGNYNEMEEIEVQRIMKILKSYPRFTFENFKKQLGQEINLASTSTFANNGVLDLISRLLLNNYIKLDLSDNKGDIVFKVTNRVFQNKESNLKEETGFTNYY